GAATAATTACCGAGTAAAGACGCATCTTATTCTACACCTATCTTTTCTATCACGAGGTATTCGTTGGATGATTGCGATTTCATGGCCATCATCTCAGCCAAAAAGCCGGTTAAAAACAATTGCACCCCAATGACCAGCGCTACAAGTGCAAGAAAGAACAAGGGCTGATCTACCACGTCCCTTGCAGGCATTTTGTAATGCAGGCGATAGAGTTTGTCTCCTATAACGTAAATAGTGATGATCAGACCTGACAAAAATGACAGCGTGCCCAATGAACCAAAAAAGTGCATGGGTTTACGCTTAAATTTAGAAACGAATGTAATGGAAAGCAGGTCGAGGAAACCATTGATAAACCGCTCAAGGCCAAATTTGGTAGTACCATACTTTCTGGCCCGGTGCTCTACCACCTTTTCGCCTATTTTAGCATAGCCGTTCCATTTGGCAATTACAGGTATATAGCGGTGCATTTCGCCATAAACATGGATGTTATGCACAACCTGGTTTTTGTAGGCTTTCAGTCCACAGTTGAAATCATGGAGTTTGATCCCTGATATTTTCCTGGTGATGTAATTAAAAAATTTTGACGGGATGGTTTTTGAGACCGGGTCGTGGCGTTTTTTCTTCCAGCCTGACACCATATCGTAACCATCGGTCATGATCATTTTGTAGAGATCGGGGATTTCGTCGGGGCTATCCTGCAAATCGGCGTCCATCGAGATCACCACATTGCCTTTAGCCTTTTTGAAACCGGTGTTTAGAGCGGCTGATTTGCCATAGTTTCTATTAAACTTAATCCCTTTTACATATGGATTGGTGACAGAAATATTACGCACGATCTCCCACGAGCGATCTTTGCTACCATCATCCACCAGTATTATTTCATAAGTAAAGCCGTGTGTTAACATTACACGGCTTATCCAATCACAAAGTTCCGGCAGTGATTCCTCTTCGTTGTAAAGGGGAACCACGACGGAAATATCCAAGTTATTTAACATAGTTACATATCAAGATCCGGATTACTATTTTTAGTAAACGCGCTGATGATCAAAGATAAGATAAATCCAAAAAATACAGATATGAAAATGGCGAATACCGACATAATTTCAGGCGTCATGAAACCGCTCGTCATGGCCATTGCCTGATCAATCTGTTCCTCGCTCATGCCTTGCTCCTGCATACCTTCCAATTGCTTGTCTTTTATGATCTCCATGAAAGAAGCATCAATGAATTTTACGTACACATAGAAAAAGACGGTAGAGATGATAGTTCCTATCAAAACCGTTAAAGTACCTATCCCCAGTCCTTGTCCATACGACATGAAACCGTCTCCCTGTGCTTTAAACTCCTTATGGGCATAAATAATGAGTATAATAGTAGGAATATAGCCCACATACTGCATAGCCTGATTTCCGATAAGACCAGCAAAAACTGTAATTAATAATAATGCAATTGAAATAACACCTAAAATCAATCCATATTTAGTAGCGACTTGCTTCACACTGATCTGCTCGCCTCCATGTGAGTGATCCAACATTGAATTTTTATCTTCCATAGTAAAGGTTTTTGGTTGTTTCGCTTAAGTTAACTGAAATTATTAATGGTTGAAAATTAATTTCATTGATCTGCTTTTCAAAAACTTATCGATTGCATGGTCTGAAATCCTGTTAACCGGAAAAAGGGAGGTGTTAACGTAACTGACAAGGGTAAATGCCTGTTTAGCAGAAGGTAGCGA
This region of Fulvivirga ulvae genomic DNA includes:
- a CDS encoding glycosyltransferase family 2 protein, which produces MLNNLDISVVVPLYNEEESLPELCDWISRVMLTHGFTYEIILVDDGSKDRSWEIVRNISVTNPYVKGIKFNRNYGKSAALNTGFKKAKGNVVISMDADLQDSPDEIPDLYKMIMTDGYDMVSGWKKKRHDPVSKTIPSKFFNYITRKISGIKLHDFNCGLKAYKNQVVHNIHVYGEMHRYIPVIAKWNGYAKIGEKVVEHRARKYGTTKFGLERFINGFLDLLSITFVSKFKRKPMHFFGSLGTLSFLSGLIITIYVIGDKLYRLHYKMPARDVVDQPLFFLALVALVIGVQLFLTGFLAEMMAMKSQSSNEYLVIEKIGVE
- a CDS encoding DUF4199 domain-containing protein; this translates as MEDKNSMLDHSHGGEQISVKQVATKYGLILGVISIALLLITVFAGLIGNQAMQYVGYIPTIILIIYAHKEFKAQGDGFMSYGQGLGIGTLTVLIGTIISTVFFYVYVKFIDASFMEIIKDKQLEGMQEQGMSEEQIDQAMAMTSGFMTPEIMSVFAIFISVFFGFILSLIISAFTKNSNPDLDM